In a genomic window of Zingiber officinale cultivar Zhangliang chromosome 9B, Zo_v1.1, whole genome shotgun sequence:
- the LOC122025622 gene encoding protein SRC1-like produces MAGIIHKIEEKLHMGGDHKKEGEKAEHEGEKKEHKEEKKEHTKEGEGGIAEKIKEKIHGGEGEEGKKKKEKKKEKKKHGEGEHDGHSSSSSSDSD; encoded by the coding sequence ATGGCAGGAATCATCCACAAGATCGAGGAGAAGCTCCACATGGGAGGAGACCacaagaaagagggagagaaagctGAGCACGAGGGGGAGAAGAAGGagcacaaggaggagaagaaggagcacACGAAGGAAGGCGAAGGGGGAATAGCCGAGAAGATCAAGGAGAAGATCCATGGAGGAGAAGGGGaggagggaaagaagaagaaggaaaagaagaaggagaagaagaagcacgGGGAGGGAGAGCATGACGGGCACAGCAGCAGCAGTAGCAGCGATAGCGATTAG
- the LOC122022452 gene encoding protein ETHYLENE-INSENSITIVE 2-like isoform X2: protein METAGHIASHLLPSIGPALVISVGYIDLGKWVVAVESGIQFGYDLMLFVLFFNLTAIFCQYLATCVGMVTRKNLAQICSEEYSRLTCMILGVQVALSMITSELTMILGIANGINLFTGVDLATSVCLATLGAVFLPLVILLQKKTFLNASMGALFHDHFFAIVFIFTSIFLVNYTLMSSAAVVFSRTNVMFSFQDVSLLMDQVFRTPIAPVAIFLVLLFSSQITSLTYNVGGRLILHYLFGAKISSWVHHLLVRSPSIVVALCCAKCAGPAGIYQLFIFCQIVQAMLLPSSVVSLFRVASSSSLMGSFKLSLHMKILALFAFFGIFASNIIFIKDMLLGNTSWVNNIGGATGITRAVFNVVILLLSCISIVSTFHLAITPLNSESGGPETKLWTSNVQKYRHELTQATEDIDHRKISSEENQFAVLEPALGNSVGNQQDKLVVEVHLHPLDTPVHTEDQFLQSVPVLKDTAHYSSLVDHAVKAKSFPDTDLEIAHETSSDNLSDPGVLDKFDKGQILRDVSIETDYTDKSSEGTLELEESFSKPISGGYSVNSSAQSAEGKSLDNDYRSLSRLSGLGRGSRRQLAVILDEFWGCLFDFHGNLTQEAMLKKYDVLLGIDTKVTYSMGYNSPNGRSLSSLNFIGITPSSHDVLLENSLLQRSSGSLCEPIQRPYSSLHMPQFSEDRDFQPATIHGYQMASHWKGNGTGRNYLSSYTSQPQTTIKSISPLVPSLGDSVLYAHRQSGLGFAGSSVLQSPIAPRVNRGMLESSYYDHSLIEPPSGSVGSSAYAKKYHSSPDISAVISACRNSLLSEMKKPIGPRSSLGQMTLENSQYNNILSGTGIPLAFDQISPTKLHDNVFSLQSSMNQDAKSLWSIQPFEQLSGVMERDQTRKRIISDKPRLAPREIFSYSESESKLLHSLRFCIQRLLNLEGSDWLFRPDGGSDEELINQVALNEKSVWGHGIDDFHGVYSSELQYYSSTNKFTSVQRDKETNSSFPLNISKCGDDCIWRASLVVSFGVWCVRRILDLSLVESRPELWGKYTYVLNRLQGILELAFLKPRFPLTACLCFEDQPNDSNNCLMQSFLDKAEMPVGGSFTTSCMILESIKDVEIAVASRKGRTGTAAGDIAFPKGKENLASVLKRYKRRLSN, encoded by the exons ATGGAAACAGCAGGGCATATAGCTTCTCATCTACTTCCTTCTATTGGGCCTGCACTTGTGATATCTGTGGGATACATTGACCTTGGAAAGTGGGTGGTAGCTGTGGAGAGTGGGATCCAATTTGGATATGATCTCATGTTGTTTGTGCTCTTCTTCAACTTAACTGCCATTTTTTGCCAATACCTCGCAACTTGTGTTGGCATGGTCACTCGAAAAAATCTTGCCCAG ATTTGTAGCGAGGAATATTCCAGATTGACATGCATGATATTGGGGGTTCAAGTTGCACTGTCCATGATTACTTCTGAACTAACTATG ATACTAGGAATTGCAAATGGGATCAACCTTTTTACTGGTGTTGACCTAGCGACTTCTGTTTGTTTGGCTACACTGGGTGCTGTTTTCCTGCCTCTTGTCATCTTACTG CAAAAAAAGACATTCCTCAATGCTTCGATGGGTGCCTTGTTTCATGACCACTTTTTTGCAATCGTCTTCATTTTTACCAGCATCTTTCTGGTAAATTATACGCTGATGAGTTCAGCAGCAGTTGTTTTTAGCAGAACAAATGTTATGTTCAGCTTTCAAGATGTTTCTTTGCTTATGGATCAG GTTTTTAGGACTCCTATTGCACCTGTAGCAATTTTTCTGGTCCTTCTCTTCTCTAGTCAAATTACTTCTCTAACTTACAATGTTGGAGGGCGACTAATCTTACATTATCTTTTTGGTGCAAAGATCTCTTCATGGGTTCATCATCTCTTAGTTAGATCTCCTTCAATTGTTGTAGCTCTCTGCTGTGCAAAATGTGCTGGTCCTGCGGGGATATATCAGTTGTTTATTTTTTGCCAAATTGTACAAGCTatgcttcttccatcttctgtGGTTTCTCTTTTTAGAGTTGCATCATCCAGTTCGCTGATGGGATCCTTTAAACTCTCATTACATATGAAAATATTGGCTTTGTTTGCCTTTTTTGGGATTTTTGCTTCCAATAtcatcttcataaaagacatgttaTTGGGGAATACTAGCTGGGTTAACAACATTGGAGGAGCTACAGGAATCACTAGGGCAGTTTTTAATGTTGtgattttgcttctttcttgTATTTCAATTGTTTCTACATTTCATCTGGCAATTACACCACTGAATTCTGAAAGTGGTGGACCAGAAACGAAATTATGGACCTCCAATGTTCAAAAATATCGGCATGAATTAACTCAGGCGACAGAAGATATTGATCACCGCAAAATATCATCTGAAGAAAATCAATTTGCTGTACTGGAACCTGCTTTGGGAAATTCTGTGGGGAATCAGCAGGATAAATTAGTTGTAGAGGTCCATCTTCATCCGCTGGACACACCTGTACATACTGAAGATCAATTTCTTCAATCTGTGCCTGTTCTCAAAGATACTGCTCATTATTCCTCTTTAGTGGATCATGCAGTGAAAGCTAAATCCTTTCCTGATACTGATTTGGAAATTGCGCATGAGACATCTAGTGATAATTTGTCTGATCCTGGTGTCTTAGATAAGTTCGATAAAGGGCAAATCCTAAGGGATGTTTCTATAGAAACTGATTACACAGATAAAAGTAGTGAAGGGACTTTGGAACTTGAAGAATCCTTTTCAAAGCCTATTTCTGGAGGGTATTCTGTGAACTCATCTGCTCAAAGTGCTGAAGGAAAAAGTCTTGATAATGACTACAGGAGCTTATCAAGATTGTCTGGATTGGGCCGTGGATCTCGGCGTCAATTGGCAGTGATCTTGGATGAGTTCTGGGGTTGTCTTTTTGATTTTCATGGGAACCTAACACAAGAAGCAATGCTGAAAAAGTATGACGTTTTATTGGGAATTGATACCAAAGTGACATATTCAATGGGCTATAACTCTCCCAATGGAAGGAGTTTGTCCAGTTTGAATTTTATAGGAATTACGCCTTCGTCCCATGACGTGCTGCTGGAAAATTCTCTTTTGCAAAGATCCTCTGGAAGTCTATGTGAACCTATACAAAGACCTTACTCTAGTTTACACATGCCACAGTTTTCTGAGGATAGGGATTTCCAGCCTGCAACAATACATGGGTACCAGATGGCATCTCATTGGAAAGGAAATGGGACAGGGAGAAATTATTTATCCTCGTATACTTCTCAACCTCAAACTACTATTAAATCTATTTCACCACTTGTTCCAAGCCTTGGAGATTCCGTCTTATATGCTCATAGACAGAGTGGACTAGGCTTTGCTGGATCGTCTGTTTTGCAGAGTCCAATAGCACCGAGAGTCAACAGAGGAATGCTTGAATCATCTTACTATGACCACTCCTTGATCGAACCACCTAGCGGTAGTGTTGGGTCTTCTGCTTATGCAAAGAAATACCATAGTTCTCCAGATATTTCTGCTGTTATTTCTGCTTGCAGGAATTCCTTGTTAAGCGAGATGAAGAAGCCTATAGGCCCCAGATCATCTTTGGGTCAGATGACCTTGGAAAATTCACAATACAATAACATTTTATCTGGGACTGGAATCCCATTAGCATTTGATCAAATTTCCCCGACCAAACTCCATGACAATGTCTTCTCGCTTCAGTCAAGCATGAACCAGGATGCCAAATCACTTTGGTCTATACAACCATTTGAACAACTGTCTGGAGTGATGGAAAGAGACCAGACAAGAAAAAGAATAATCTCTGACAAACCAAGACTTGCCCCTAGAGAAATTTTCTCTTATTCAGAATCAGAATCCAAGTTACTTCACTCTCTTAGATTTTGTATCCAGAGGCTTCTGAACTTGGAAGGATCAGATTGGCTCTTCAGACCCGACGGTGGTTCTGATGAGGAACTCATTAATCAAGTTGCTCTCAATGAGAAAAGTGTGTGGGGACATGGCATTGATGATTTTCATGGAGTATATTCAAGTGAACTTCAGTACTATTCCTCCACTAATAAGTTCACTTCGGTCCAGCGGGACAAGGAGACAAATTCTTCTTTTCCTTTAAACATTTCTAAGTGCGGAGATGATTGTATTTGGCGGGCATCACTTGTTGTGAGTTTTGGAGTTTGGTGTGTTCGACGCATCTTGGATTTGTCACTAGTTGAGAGTCGGCCAGAGCTATGGGGAAAATATACATATGTTCTCAACCGGCTTCAG GGAATTCTTGAGCTTGCATTCCTTAAGCCCCGGTTTCCGCTCACAGCATGCTTGTGTTTTGAAGACCAACCAAATGATAGTAACAACTGTTTGATGCAAAGTTTCCTGGACAAAGCTGAAATGCCAGTCGGAGGATCCTTCACGACTTCATGTATGATCCTTGAGAGCATTAAGGATGTTGAAATTGCAGTTGCTAGCCGCAAGGGCAGAACAGGTACTGCTGCCGGAGACATTGCATTTCCTAAAGGGAAAGAGAATTTAGCCTCCGTTTTGAAGCGATACAAACGTCGGCTATCAAACTAG
- the LOC122024623 gene encoding bifunctional bis(5'-adenosyl)-triphosphatase/adenylylsulfatase FHIT-like: MKGLLLLDLRFGLGGRRQLSGVISPPVLFGLHTLSLTPAASFLLPPFRIRSFCARPPSRSCPKLQSQMTEAETYTFGPYKIHQTEVFRSTPYCYAMVNLRPVVPGHVLICPKREVKRFVDLTADEVCDLWLTAKEVGGHLEDYHKASSLTFTIQDGPQAGQTVSHVHIHVLPRRSGDFTKNDDIYDEIDSKEKEMKEKLDLDKERKDRTPDEMAQEAEAYRRLFS; this comes from the exons ATGAAGGGATTGTTGCTGCTTGATCTGCGATTTGGACTCGGAGGCCGACGACAGTTGTCCGGCGTTATCTCGCCGCCCGTCCTCTTCGGCTTGCATACACTCTCCCTCACTCCGGCTGCTTCATTTCTCCTCCCTCCGTTTCGGATTCGTTCATTCTGCGCGCGGCCTCCCTCTCGATCTTGTCCCAAGCTTCAGTCCCAGATGACGGAGGCCGAGACATACACCTTCGGCCCGTACAAGATTCATCAGACCGAGGTCTTCCGCTCCACTCCGTACTGTTACGCGATGGTCAACCTGCGTCCTGTTGTGCCGGGT CATGTACTAATATGCCCAAAGCGTGAAGTAAAGCGCTTTGTTGATCTCACTGCTGATGAGGTTTGCGATTTATGGCTTACTGCCAAGGAAGTTGGTGGCCATCTTGAGGATTACCATAAAGCATCCTCATTGACGTTCACAATCCAG GATGGACCTCAGGCTGGGCAGACAGTTTCTCATGTGCATATTCACGTTCTTCCCAGGAGAAGTGGAGATTTCACAAAAAATGATGATATCTATGATGAG ATTGATTCGAAAGAAAAGGAAATGAAGGAGAAACTTGATCTAGACAAGGAAAGGAAGGACAGAACACCAGACGAAATGGCCCAGGAAGCAGAAGCATATCGGCGTCTTTTCTCATAA
- the LOC122022452 gene encoding protein ETHYLENE-INSENSITIVE 2-like isoform X1, with product METAGHIASHLLPSIGPALVISVGYIDLGKWVVAVESGIQFGYDLMLFVLFFNLTAIFCQYLATCVGMVTRKNLAQICSEEYSRLTCMILGVQVALSMITSELTMILGIANGINLFTGVDLATSVCLATLGAVFLPLVILLGKFLGETIYTIIAGLSLLFYVFGVLISQPEIPIVNDVLFPKLIGESSYLLVALLGANIMAHNFYIHSEIVQQKKTFLNASMGALFHDHFFAIVFIFTSIFLVNYTLMSSAAVVFSRTNVMFSFQDVSLLMDQVFRTPIAPVAIFLVLLFSSQITSLTYNVGGRLILHYLFGAKISSWVHHLLVRSPSIVVALCCAKCAGPAGIYQLFIFCQIVQAMLLPSSVVSLFRVASSSSLMGSFKLSLHMKILALFAFFGIFASNIIFIKDMLLGNTSWVNNIGGATGITRAVFNVVILLLSCISIVSTFHLAITPLNSESGGPETKLWTSNVQKYRHELTQATEDIDHRKISSEENQFAVLEPALGNSVGNQQDKLVVEVHLHPLDTPVHTEDQFLQSVPVLKDTAHYSSLVDHAVKAKSFPDTDLEIAHETSSDNLSDPGVLDKFDKGQILRDVSIETDYTDKSSEGTLELEESFSKPISGGYSVNSSAQSAEGKSLDNDYRSLSRLSGLGRGSRRQLAVILDEFWGCLFDFHGNLTQEAMLKKYDVLLGIDTKVTYSMGYNSPNGRSLSSLNFIGITPSSHDVLLENSLLQRSSGSLCEPIQRPYSSLHMPQFSEDRDFQPATIHGYQMASHWKGNGTGRNYLSSYTSQPQTTIKSISPLVPSLGDSVLYAHRQSGLGFAGSSVLQSPIAPRVNRGMLESSYYDHSLIEPPSGSVGSSAYAKKYHSSPDISAVISACRNSLLSEMKKPIGPRSSLGQMTLENSQYNNILSGTGIPLAFDQISPTKLHDNVFSLQSSMNQDAKSLWSIQPFEQLSGVMERDQTRKRIISDKPRLAPREIFSYSESESKLLHSLRFCIQRLLNLEGSDWLFRPDGGSDEELINQVALNEKSVWGHGIDDFHGVYSSELQYYSSTNKFTSVQRDKETNSSFPLNISKCGDDCIWRASLVVSFGVWCVRRILDLSLVESRPELWGKYTYVLNRLQGILELAFLKPRFPLTACLCFEDQPNDSNNCLMQSFLDKAEMPVGGSFTTSCMILESIKDVEIAVASRKGRTGTAAGDIAFPKGKENLASVLKRYKRRLSN from the exons ATGGAAACAGCAGGGCATATAGCTTCTCATCTACTTCCTTCTATTGGGCCTGCACTTGTGATATCTGTGGGATACATTGACCTTGGAAAGTGGGTGGTAGCTGTGGAGAGTGGGATCCAATTTGGATATGATCTCATGTTGTTTGTGCTCTTCTTCAACTTAACTGCCATTTTTTGCCAATACCTCGCAACTTGTGTTGGCATGGTCACTCGAAAAAATCTTGCCCAG ATTTGTAGCGAGGAATATTCCAGATTGACATGCATGATATTGGGGGTTCAAGTTGCACTGTCCATGATTACTTCTGAACTAACTATG ATACTAGGAATTGCAAATGGGATCAACCTTTTTACTGGTGTTGACCTAGCGACTTCTGTTTGTTTGGCTACACTGGGTGCTGTTTTCCTGCCTCTTGTCATCTTACTG GGCAAATTTTTGGGTGAAACAATATACACAATTATAGCAGGGTTGTCTTTGCTATTTTATGTTTTTGGGGTACTAATCAGTCAACCTGAAATTCCAATTGTAAATGATGTACTTTTTCCGAAGCTGATTGGGGAGAGTTCATATTTATTAGTGGCTCTTCTTGGTGCAAACATAATGGCACATAATTTCTACATTCACTCTGAAATTGTGCAG CAAAAAAAGACATTCCTCAATGCTTCGATGGGTGCCTTGTTTCATGACCACTTTTTTGCAATCGTCTTCATTTTTACCAGCATCTTTCTGGTAAATTATACGCTGATGAGTTCAGCAGCAGTTGTTTTTAGCAGAACAAATGTTATGTTCAGCTTTCAAGATGTTTCTTTGCTTATGGATCAG GTTTTTAGGACTCCTATTGCACCTGTAGCAATTTTTCTGGTCCTTCTCTTCTCTAGTCAAATTACTTCTCTAACTTACAATGTTGGAGGGCGACTAATCTTACATTATCTTTTTGGTGCAAAGATCTCTTCATGGGTTCATCATCTCTTAGTTAGATCTCCTTCAATTGTTGTAGCTCTCTGCTGTGCAAAATGTGCTGGTCCTGCGGGGATATATCAGTTGTTTATTTTTTGCCAAATTGTACAAGCTatgcttcttccatcttctgtGGTTTCTCTTTTTAGAGTTGCATCATCCAGTTCGCTGATGGGATCCTTTAAACTCTCATTACATATGAAAATATTGGCTTTGTTTGCCTTTTTTGGGATTTTTGCTTCCAATAtcatcttcataaaagacatgttaTTGGGGAATACTAGCTGGGTTAACAACATTGGAGGAGCTACAGGAATCACTAGGGCAGTTTTTAATGTTGtgattttgcttctttcttgTATTTCAATTGTTTCTACATTTCATCTGGCAATTACACCACTGAATTCTGAAAGTGGTGGACCAGAAACGAAATTATGGACCTCCAATGTTCAAAAATATCGGCATGAATTAACTCAGGCGACAGAAGATATTGATCACCGCAAAATATCATCTGAAGAAAATCAATTTGCTGTACTGGAACCTGCTTTGGGAAATTCTGTGGGGAATCAGCAGGATAAATTAGTTGTAGAGGTCCATCTTCATCCGCTGGACACACCTGTACATACTGAAGATCAATTTCTTCAATCTGTGCCTGTTCTCAAAGATACTGCTCATTATTCCTCTTTAGTGGATCATGCAGTGAAAGCTAAATCCTTTCCTGATACTGATTTGGAAATTGCGCATGAGACATCTAGTGATAATTTGTCTGATCCTGGTGTCTTAGATAAGTTCGATAAAGGGCAAATCCTAAGGGATGTTTCTATAGAAACTGATTACACAGATAAAAGTAGTGAAGGGACTTTGGAACTTGAAGAATCCTTTTCAAAGCCTATTTCTGGAGGGTATTCTGTGAACTCATCTGCTCAAAGTGCTGAAGGAAAAAGTCTTGATAATGACTACAGGAGCTTATCAAGATTGTCTGGATTGGGCCGTGGATCTCGGCGTCAATTGGCAGTGATCTTGGATGAGTTCTGGGGTTGTCTTTTTGATTTTCATGGGAACCTAACACAAGAAGCAATGCTGAAAAAGTATGACGTTTTATTGGGAATTGATACCAAAGTGACATATTCAATGGGCTATAACTCTCCCAATGGAAGGAGTTTGTCCAGTTTGAATTTTATAGGAATTACGCCTTCGTCCCATGACGTGCTGCTGGAAAATTCTCTTTTGCAAAGATCCTCTGGAAGTCTATGTGAACCTATACAAAGACCTTACTCTAGTTTACACATGCCACAGTTTTCTGAGGATAGGGATTTCCAGCCTGCAACAATACATGGGTACCAGATGGCATCTCATTGGAAAGGAAATGGGACAGGGAGAAATTATTTATCCTCGTATACTTCTCAACCTCAAACTACTATTAAATCTATTTCACCACTTGTTCCAAGCCTTGGAGATTCCGTCTTATATGCTCATAGACAGAGTGGACTAGGCTTTGCTGGATCGTCTGTTTTGCAGAGTCCAATAGCACCGAGAGTCAACAGAGGAATGCTTGAATCATCTTACTATGACCACTCCTTGATCGAACCACCTAGCGGTAGTGTTGGGTCTTCTGCTTATGCAAAGAAATACCATAGTTCTCCAGATATTTCTGCTGTTATTTCTGCTTGCAGGAATTCCTTGTTAAGCGAGATGAAGAAGCCTATAGGCCCCAGATCATCTTTGGGTCAGATGACCTTGGAAAATTCACAATACAATAACATTTTATCTGGGACTGGAATCCCATTAGCATTTGATCAAATTTCCCCGACCAAACTCCATGACAATGTCTTCTCGCTTCAGTCAAGCATGAACCAGGATGCCAAATCACTTTGGTCTATACAACCATTTGAACAACTGTCTGGAGTGATGGAAAGAGACCAGACAAGAAAAAGAATAATCTCTGACAAACCAAGACTTGCCCCTAGAGAAATTTTCTCTTATTCAGAATCAGAATCCAAGTTACTTCACTCTCTTAGATTTTGTATCCAGAGGCTTCTGAACTTGGAAGGATCAGATTGGCTCTTCAGACCCGACGGTGGTTCTGATGAGGAACTCATTAATCAAGTTGCTCTCAATGAGAAAAGTGTGTGGGGACATGGCATTGATGATTTTCATGGAGTATATTCAAGTGAACTTCAGTACTATTCCTCCACTAATAAGTTCACTTCGGTCCAGCGGGACAAGGAGACAAATTCTTCTTTTCCTTTAAACATTTCTAAGTGCGGAGATGATTGTATTTGGCGGGCATCACTTGTTGTGAGTTTTGGAGTTTGGTGTGTTCGACGCATCTTGGATTTGTCACTAGTTGAGAGTCGGCCAGAGCTATGGGGAAAATATACATATGTTCTCAACCGGCTTCAG GGAATTCTTGAGCTTGCATTCCTTAAGCCCCGGTTTCCGCTCACAGCATGCTTGTGTTTTGAAGACCAACCAAATGATAGTAACAACTGTTTGATGCAAAGTTTCCTGGACAAAGCTGAAATGCCAGTCGGAGGATCCTTCACGACTTCATGTATGATCCTTGAGAGCATTAAGGATGTTGAAATTGCAGTTGCTAGCCGCAAGGGCAGAACAGGTACTGCTGCCGGAGACATTGCATTTCCTAAAGGGAAAGAGAATTTAGCCTCCGTTTTGAAGCGATACAAACGTCGGCTATCAAACTAG
- the LOC122025234 gene encoding 60S ribosomal protein L15-2-like — protein sequence MGAYKYVSELWRKKQSDVMRFLQRVRCWEYRQLPSIVRVTRPTRPDKARRLGYKAKQGYVIYRVRVRRGGRKRPVPKGIVYGKPKNQGITQLKFQRNKRSVAEERAGRKLGGLRVLNSYWVNEDSTYKYFEVILVDAAHTVIRNDPRINWICKGVHKHRELRGLTSAGKKYRGLRGKGHRHHKAKPSRRATWKRNQTLSLRRYR from the exons ATGG GGGCGTACAAGTACGTGTCGGAGCTATGGAGGAAGAAGCAGTCGGATGTGATGCGGTTCCTGCAGAGGGTGCGGTGTTGGGAGTACCGTCAGCTCCCGTCCATCGTGCGCGTCACCAGGCCCACGCGCCCTGACAAGGCTCGACGTCTCGGTTACAAGGCAAAGCAG GGTTATGTCATTTATCGAGTTCGGGTTAGACGTGGTGGGAGGAAGAGGCCAGTTCCAAAGGGTATCGTCTATGGAAAACCCAAGAATCAAGGTATCACTCAGCTAAAGTTCCAAAGAAACAAGCGGTCAGTCGCAGAGGAGAGAGCTGGACGAAAGTTGGGAGGCCTCAGGGTACTAAACTCTTATTGGGTTAATGAG GATTCGACCTACAAATACTTCGAGGTCATCCTTGTTGATGCAGCTCACACTGTTATTCGCAATGACCCAAGGATTAACTGGATCTGCAAGGGGGTTCACAAGCATCGCGAGCTTCGTGGGCTCACCTCAGCTGGTAAGAAGTATCGTGGTCTTCGTGGCAAAGGGCATCGCCATCACAAGGCCAAGCCATCACGCAGAGCAACTTGGAAGAGGAACCAAACGTTGTCACTCCGGCGATATCGTTAA